In Tenebrio molitor chromosome 8, icTenMoli1.1, whole genome shotgun sequence, a genomic segment contains:
- the LOC138136990 gene encoding uncharacterized protein, which produces MPKSPKARKESSKREREEGRMSEEGLNPFRKSSRTERSPSRGEEINQSKEIEEKIETVLREIKEDMAGIVEESRARRKELAAAREKEGEQEREDMLKSSEVRKESSKREREEEREDHQIEAKKKIQSKEMDKEMKTTMIREMREEIKTLRKELAAVREENGELRKELATVREEMRGREEKGQLEKADWMKRMEMIEEKTEQREKKERKNNVIITGIGAISGNVERGVEEWLEREIGVKVNVKEAFKINKDKMMLAKIENWEQKKNIMLNDDLTKEERETQKKLRELAREERDRGKRVKIGYRKIQINGDWFRWDKRQEKLKKIC; this is translated from the exons ATGCCGAAATCGCCGAAAGCaaggaaagaaagcagcaagagagaaagagaagagggtagGATGTCGGAAGAAGGTCTGAACCCATTCAGAAAGAGTTCCAGAACCGAAAGATCCCCAAGTAGAGGCGAAGAAATAAATCAAAGCAAAGAAATAGAGGAGAAAATAGAAACAGTGCTCAGAGAGATAAAAGAGGATATGGCGGGAATAGTAGAGGAGAGCAGAGCacgaagaaaggaattagcggcagcGAGAGAGAAGGAGGGAGAGCAAGAAAGAGAGGACATGCTGAAATCGTCAGAAGtaaggaaagaaagcagcaagagagaaagagaagagg AACGAGAAGATCACCAAATAGAAGCCAAGAAGAAAATCcaaagcaaggaaatggatAAGGAAATGAAAACAACCATGATAAGAGAAATGAGAGAGGAGATCAAAACactaagaaaggaattagcggcagtgagagaggagaatggggagctaaggaaagaattagcgacagtgagagaggagatgagaggaagagaagaaaaagggCAGTTGGAGAAGGCAGATTGGatgaaaaggatggaaatgatagaggaaaagacggaacaaagagaaaagaaggagaggaagaataatgttataataactgGAATAGGAGCAATAAGTGGAAATGTAGAGAGGGGGGTGGAAGAATGGTTAGAAAGGGAGATAGGGGTGAAAGTGAATGTAaaggaagcatttaaaataaataaagataagatgatgctggcaaaaatagaaaattgggAGCAGAAGAAGAACATAATGCTAA atgacgatttgacaaaagaagaaagggaaacacaaaagaagttaagagAGTTGGCCAGAGAGGAGAGAGATAGAGGAAAAAGGGTGAAAATAGGATACAGGAAAATACAGATAAACGGGGACTGGTTTAGATGGGATAAGAGACaggagaaactgaagaaaatttgctag